The Oreochromis aureus strain Israel breed Guangdong linkage group 7, ZZ_aureus, whole genome shotgun sequence region GTCGTAACGGACGGTGCTGATATATAATTAATACTGTTTAGCCTCCCTTATAGGACACTTTCTGATAGGGTCGCCATTAGTTTTACACTAAGTAAGAATACCAGTTTTGCagttaaaaatagttttagtaCACACCCTGTTGTTTCGCGACGTTGGAACATTCAATCCGGTGCTTCATATGATCAAAAACGAGCGCACCGCATTTGGAAGAAACCACCCTGGTCCCTTTAGGGAGCAGAGAGAGGACGGAGAAAGAGCAACAAACGCACTCGAATTATCGACACAATACTTAAACGACGCTTACACACAAAACACCAATTCCTGGTAAGATATTAGCCTTTATCACATTTCATCTAATGGTGATGCTATTATAAAACGCTTTGCTGATTGATTCGGCGAGATAAAAAGACGACACACACATCCGTTATAATATGGCAAAGCTGCCCTGTTATGTTTTTCTAATGGAAGGGGGAGGATGATGCAGTGATAACAGCCTCACGTTTATGAACCCTaaattttttcattaattattattattatcattattattgttattatcaaaTGATAAGATAATAATGCGATTGACACTATTTCTAAATTTTAAATAGGACAAGGATTGAATGAGGGTGTTCTAGCTATACGggttatataaatatataaatagatATAGCCACAATGATACATTGTGTCTTATTGATGTTATCgaaaaaaagtgtaactgactctttttaattttatgcctaTACAACACACTTAAAATGAAGAGATGTTTGtttattatacatatatatatatatatatatgtttatatttatacGGGTGTTTACAACCATGACTTTTCCTTTTAGGGCCATGATGGGGAGGTTGTGTGAGATGGTTCTTGTGTCTCTTCTTATCATGTCGCTTTTGAACACCGAGCTGGCATGGGCTAAAAGAGgtggtggcagcagcagcaggggaaAATCTTCATCCAGCAGCAACAAGGGTTGGACAAATTCAAAGACATCCAACTCTCAGCCAGGAAACTACCCTCGTCAGCCACAGAGTCCTAATCGAAACACCAATCCTTATCCTCCTGGTGGAAGTTACCCTTATCCCAAACAGAACCAGCCAAGTTATCCAGGTGCCGGTAGCAACCCAAATCAGTACCCTGGCAGAGGCAATCCTGCAGGTTATCCGAACCAGAACCCTGCAGGTGGATACCCAGCAGGAGGGTATCCTCCTGCAGGTTATCCGAACCAGAACCCTGCAGGTGGATACCCAGCAGGAGGGTATCCTAATCAAAACCCAGCTCGAGGAAATTATCCAAATCAAAATCCAGGCAGAGCTGGTACCAACCCCGGAGGATATCCCAATCAGTACCCTGCTGGAGGTTATCCTAACCAGAATTATCCTAATCACTATCCAGGTGGGGGTTTCCCAGCAGCGGGTGGTTATCCACAAAACCCAGGAAGGTATCCTTACCAGTATCCAGGTGGTTACCCAGTCCGAACTGGAAACACAGGACCAGGTTGGAATGTGCCTGGTGCAAATCCAGGAGGTTATCCAGGAGGTTACCCTGGTGGAGCAGTTGGTGGCTACTCCAACTGGAACCCAAATAATAAGATCCTGAGTCCCCGCTTTGGTGGAGGAGGCTATGGTTATGGGATGGCAGGGTCACCTTTTTCTCGTTCTGTGCAGAACATGGGGTACGCGCCCAAGTCACCAAGTTTTGCCAAAAAAGCCATGGTGGCCGCAGGTGTCGGTGCTTTGGCTGGAATGGCAGTTGGATATGGATTAGGACGCTTCCCCCGACCACATTTCACTTTCCGTAACCCTGAAGAAGAGTACTACTACAATAATTACATGCAGCGTCGTTATGGCACCCAGTCAACAGATCAAAAAGACTATGGCCGTGATTACGTCTACAGGCCTCCTCCACGTGCTGAGACCTACGAAAGCTTCATGAGTCGCTGCATGAATTCGACTGATACTCTTAAGGATCAAGGCTCTTCCACGTCCAAGAGTGCAGCTGAGGACGCAGATGACGACACCGTCAGCATTGAGGAGATTGGATACCCAGCCCTGATTGAGCAAGTGAAGTCGCGGCGGTGTGTAGAGAAGTACATGAAGTACTCCGAGCAATTTCTGGAGGAACGTAAAACTGAACAACAATATCAGCTAAGTCGTTCTAGCCCTCTGAGCCAAGGGCTCATTCATCTTCTCACTTCCTCCGTGGTGCTACTGTCCAGCATGCTCCTGCTCCAGTGAGAAAACACCTTCCACTTCACTTCAAATGGCTTTCTACTGCCTCCATCATATGCACACGTTCATTTCCTGCTTATATTATAGTGGCTCCACATTGCAAACCATAGCTGCATACTTTCAGAGAGTAAAATCTTTTAATATctattatataaaaaatattgacATGTACATACTGACTAAAAATGTCTGTTTCAAGTGCAGCACTCAGTTTCAAGTGTTACAGTTAGATCTGTCTTAGATGTTCACTATTctttatattaatttattttggatcCATATTTTTGCACTTTCTATCTCCAGATTGTTGGACACTGAATGCAGAGATTCatgattaaagaaagaaaacaggacaGGACAATTACTTTAGCAGTTTTTTCTTAGGAAGACTATCAGGGCAGTTTCTTTCATAGTTTGGATAagaatgaaaaaataatgaaagctCATAGTCCACATTATGGCTTATATTAAGGGGTAAAAGTGTGATTTGGCAAGTGGGGTAACTCTCAGAGATTTGTTTGTATTGGTGCAGCATGGGGACAAGAATTACATAGAAATAAGTCAAGTGATGACTTGCAGGCTAGATTTGTGcatacaggctgtgatcagctgagctgTGCTGCTTCTCCTATATTCAATATTAACGGCTTTTTTGTGGATTTAACCACGCTGAATTCAACAAGTTATAAGCAGATCTATCTAGAGCCGCATGGCTGATGGCTTGTATAAAAGCTAGAATTAGCTGAGTGAATGTAATCATCaccttaaataaaataatatttgctACTCTTGATCTAATCTAACATTGACCACTCCAGCAGAGTGAATCACTGTGAACTTCACCACAGTACTGCAAACATAACCAGTGCAGCCTGCACTAACCTGCCTGGTATTTTCATTCAACCTTTGAAGAATGCAAAATTAATATGCTTCCATTTGTTTTGGGATAATTTGGCAACACATCACATGTAGATCCATTTAAGAGCTCTAAAACGAACGAGGAtattggaagttttccattttcAGCTTATCCAACCTTGCGTGTTGCCATCCTTACCCTTGAAAATAATCGTCTTCTTCTAGTTTCCTGTCTTTCGTACATCTTTTTCTACATCTCTGATAGTGTTGCACGTTAATGCTTCTTTTCCCC contains the following coding sequences:
- the LOC116322456 gene encoding glutenin, high molecular weight subunit DX5-like isoform X2; translation: MIKNERTAFGRNHPGPFREQREDGERATNALELSTQYLNDAYTQNTNSWAMMGRLCEMVLVSLLIMSLLNTELAWAKRGGGSSSRGKSSSSSNKGWTNSKTSNSQPGNYPRQPQSPNRNTNPYPPGGSYPYPKQNQPSYPGAGSNPNQYPGRGNPAGYPNQNPAGGYPAGGYPNQNPARGNYPNQNPGRAGTNPGGYPNQYPAGGYPNQNYPNHYPGGGFPAAGGYPQNPGRYPYQYPGGYPVRTGNTGPGWNVPGANPGGYPGGYPGGAVGGYSNWNPNNKILSPRFGGGGYGYGMAGSPFSRSVQNMGYAPKSPSFAKKAMVAAGVGALAGMAVGYGLGRFPRPHFTFRNPEEEYYYNNYMQRRYGTQSTDQKDYGRDYVYRPPPRAETYESFMSRCMNSTDTLKDQGSSTSKSAAEDADDDTVSIEEIGYPALIEQVKSRRCVEKYMKYSEQFLEERKTEQQYQLSRSSPLSQGLIHLLTSSVVLLSSMLLLQ
- the LOC116322456 gene encoding spidroin-2-like isoform X1, with the protein product MIKNERTAFGRNHPGPFREQREDGERATNALELSTQYLNDAYTQNTNSWAMMGRLCEMVLVSLLIMSLLNTELAWAKRGGGSSSRGKSSSSSNKGWTNSKTSNSQPGNYPRQPQSPNRNTNPYPPGGSYPYPKQNQPSYPGAGSNPNQYPGRGNPAGYPNQNPAGGYPAGGYPPAGYPNQNPAGGYPAGGYPNQNPARGNYPNQNPGRAGTNPGGYPNQYPAGGYPNQNYPNHYPGGGFPAAGGYPQNPGRYPYQYPGGYPVRTGNTGPGWNVPGANPGGYPGGYPGGAVGGYSNWNPNNKILSPRFGGGGYGYGMAGSPFSRSVQNMGYAPKSPSFAKKAMVAAGVGALAGMAVGYGLGRFPRPHFTFRNPEEEYYYNNYMQRRYGTQSTDQKDYGRDYVYRPPPRAETYESFMSRCMNSTDTLKDQGSSTSKSAAEDADDDTVSIEEIGYPALIEQVKSRRCVEKYMKYSEQFLEERKTEQQYQLSRSSPLSQGLIHLLTSSVVLLSSMLLLQ